CTGGTCGCGGGCCCGAAGGATCATGGGCCTGGCGAGCATGACTACCCCGCATGGCAGCAACAGTGGGAAGAATTACTGACAGGGGCAGAGGGGGTCACTGTCGATGTGGCGTGGGAATTTCCGAATGAAGAACAACTGGCATCTGCCGATGTTGTTTTGTTTTTTCAGAAAGGCAGCTTTGGCGACACGCGCCCAGAGAAGCTGGATGCGTTTCTGAAAAGAGGTGGCGGGGCTGTTTATATCCACTGGGCGGTCAATGGAAACGATCAGGTCAGCGAGTTTTCCAGACGCATCGGTTACGCTTCCTGGGGAGGCCGGATCTCATATCGTCATGGTCCCTTGACGCTGGATATTCATAATACGGACCATCCTGTGGTTCGGAACTTCGAACAGCTTCAGTTGTATGATGAGAGCTACTGGAAGCTGACCGGGAAACCAGAGGATGTCACTTTATTGGCAACCAGCACAGAAGACGGCATGGCAACGCCCCAGATTTGGGTACGCGATCATAATCCGGGGCGAGTTTTTGTGAGCATACCTGGTCATTACAGCTGGACGTTTGATGACCCGCTCTTCCGAATCCTGATGCTAAGAGGAATCGCGTGGAGTGCCGGCGAGCCCGTCGACCGATTCAACGACCTTGTGACACCGGGGGCGAGATTGTTGAGATAACTTGCGAAGAATTGGAGGTTTCCGTTCCTGTACATTCGACTGGCTATGTCTGGGGTATTGTCCTGCTTGCAGACTGTAAATGGGGCTACGGGAGGTCCGGGGTTGCGGTTACCCTCGAGGACTGCGTAAAGTTGGTGAATGTTCCCGCAGAGGCTGGTTGTAACACAGGGAGGTCAAATGGTGCATCGAATTCGCAATCAACTCAATTTGATTTCACTCGCATCTCGCCATATCGCGGATCTCGTAGCATCGCATGAAATCGTGCGGGCAATGGAAGTGGCAGAACAGGTTCAGTTGGCCACCGCAGGGTTGCAGTCAACGCTCAGCCAGATGCACGATCTGGAAGCAGGGCACGACTTGAAACGAGTGCTCGTTGTGGAAGACGACAGCATCCAACGCAGGATGATAGCTGAGGCGTTTCGGGAATCAGGTTATTTCGTTGCTGAAGCTGATAACGGCAACGGAGCAATTGAGTATCTTTACAGTGCGGCTCAGCCTGATGTCATCATTACAGACTTATCGATGCCCAGTTGTTCAGGTTGGGAATTGTCGCGAGTTGCTCGAACCAGCCCGGTTTGCCGAGGAGTTCTGCTGGTGTCATTATCCGGCAACGCGGTCCCGGCCGCGACTGAAGGTTTTGACCTTACGGTGGCCAAGCCCGTGGACACAAAGGTCATGATCGCACAAATCGACCAGTTGCTGGCCAGCCGAGATGGAGAGCGAGACGCGGCATAGGCGAATTCTTCGGTGTTGTTGGATTGCCGGTTGGCCATCGTCTTACTTCTGGTCGCTCAGGTCCATCCACAGGCCGCCATGTGCAGAAATCCGGCAAAATGAGCTTAACAGTGCGAACATTGAGTTGCTTGCTGTCGAAGCTGTGCGCCGTTTCTTCAGGTCGAACGCGGCGACTGCGATCAAAGTCTGCTTTCGTCTCGGAACCCCTGGAAGTTCGCGTTCTGTTGTCGGCATCGGAATGGGGTGCACGCTCGGTTTCAGGTGACGGTGCTTCTGTTTCGAGCAACACGGGCACAACCATTCTAAATGGAATTGATATCAATCAGTTTATCGGGGTTGATGCGTTCCGTGAGGCCGGCTTCACCGGGACGAATGCGGTGGTTGCGAATATCGAAGGCGGCCACATTTGGAACGGGCACGAATCACTGACGCATGTGGATGGGTTTGTTCAGGATTCCGCGAATCCAGGCTCGCAGACGGGAGATTTTGATCGCCACGCCACGTGGGTCGGGATGTTGCTGGCCGGGAAGTCTGCTGGAGTGGCCTTCAACTATCAGGAGGGAGTTGTGCCGGATGCCCGACTTTATTCCGGGGCAATTGCCACAACTTGGTCCGGTGAATCGTTTACTACCGCATTCAACTTCAACAGCAACACATTTCTGACACCATATGAAGATCTGATGTCGAAGGGCGTTGGCGGCGACGCTGTGACTGCCGATGTGATTAACAGCAGCTGGAACAGTAATGATCCCACGGCATCCGCATCAGGCATCTATTCGAGGGCAATTGACGCCCTTGTGAATGACACCGGCAAGACCGTTGTATTTTCCGCGGGTAATACTGGGGCCGGGCCAAACTCTGTCGGGGGGCCAGCAGCCGGGTACAACGTTATTACAGTTGGTGCCCTTGGCAATGACACGGATCTGCCACCATGGCAGTCAGTTGCAGGTCTCAGCAGTCGTGGATTCAATGACCTGTTTATTCCTGACGTCTCTGCTCCAGCCAATATACACGACGCTGCTCAGGGAACCATTCTGCCTGAAGTACGTTCTGTGATAGACATCGTCGCCCCCGGTATTGGAATCACATCTGCGCTGTACACGGGGGCCACCGGAGGAAACATTGGTGGAGGTGATTCGACACCGGGCAAGGCTGACGCTTACACGGGCAACCTTCAGGGAAGCAGTTTTGCTGCACCTTTAGTTGCCGGTGGTGCAGCCTTGATGGTCGATGCCGCGAAGACGATCTTCGGAAGTTCTTCCACTGCCATGGATGGCCGGATTATCAAGTCCATTCTCCAGACGTCTGCAGACAAGATACCCGGCTGGTCAAATCGTCCGACATTGATCAATGGAATTCATACAACCACTCAATCACTGGACGAAGATTCGGGGGCTGGGAGGTTAAACCTTGCAAGAGCGAAAGAATTGCTTCTGGACGGAACCACAGATCTGCCTGGTGATTCATCGGGTCCTGTTCAGGCCAATGGCTGGGATTTGGGGAGGGTCAGTGAAGCCGCTGTTTCGGACTACCCCATTCAGAATGTCCTGGAAGCCGGTACACCACTTATCGCTACGCTGAACTGGTTTGTCGATCGCATCATTACTGACGGGGGAGTGACGACTGAGTCGAGTTTGGACAATCTGGATCTGGAGTTATGGCTGACTGACAATGGTGTGGCTGCCAGAAAAGTAGCTGAGTCTCGCAGTTTGTATAACAATGTTGAACACCTGAGTTTTGCGGTTCCTGAGACTGGGACCTATCTGCTTCGGGTACGCTGGTCAGGAGAAATCTGGGATCTCAACAACGATGTGAATACGGAGACCTTTGGTTTGTCCTGGACAACAACCGGACTCGTGGATGGTGGTGCGCCTGTTGCTCATGCGACTGCGGAAGATGTCTTTTTGCAGGGCCCGCAGGATCAGTTGATCTCGGTGCAGTTTCTGGATGACACGGGTATCAATACGAATACGATTTTGAGTTCCGCTGTGTACGTGAAGGATGCCAGTGATGCTGTTCATTATCTGACTCTGCAGTCAGTCGATTCGAACCAGACTTATGATCCTTTCGTCACTGCCGTATTTGTCATGTCTGCTCCCGGCGGAACCTGGGACTCTACCGATGATGGGTTGTACCGTGTTTTTCTGAACGATGGGGTCGTCGAAGATGAACTGGGCAACACGATCGAGGGGGGGCAAATTGGTCTCTTTAACACGCAGATTGTCCAACGGATAGGGCCGGACAGTTTTGGTTATGTTGCTTCTCCGGTAACATTCAACTTTGAAGATATCAGCGAAACCGGAGTTCCCATTCTTCAGGGCCTGGATGATGCGACACATCTTCTGACAGATCACGCGCTGGGTGATTTTTCGTTCTCTTTTTACGGGGCGACCTGGCATGAACTCTTTGTGAGCACAAACGGATTGTTGACCTTTTCTTCGCCGGTCGCTTCTGCTGCAAATACAGACCTCTCGACGTTTTCCGGACAGTCGGCTATTGCGGTGTTATGGGACGATTTATCCTCCTATGGTCCGAATGCTGCTGTTTACTGGCAACTGCTGGGACCTCCAGGCGCGCGCAGACTCATCCTGCAGTGGGATCAGGTGGAGTATCTGCATGCAGGTGGGAACATAACGTTTCAGGTGGTGCTCGATTCTTCGGATAACAGCATCCAGATGAATTATCTGGATTTGGATGGTGGTGACGCAGGCCACAATGAAGGCCTGTCTGCGACAGCGGGGCTCCGATCCGGTGATCCACTGTCGACGACACTCTTGTCGTCGTTTAATGGATCGAGTTCCGTCTTTGTTGCGAGCCATCGGAGCGTCCGGTTCTATGATCCTCGCCCCGTTGCTCCATCGATTACCACGCCGGGCACTTATGACTTGCGCACGTTTACCCCGGAATTCAGATGGAGCGAGTCGCAAGGGACTGAGCAATACGAGATCTGGGTCAATCGACTGACAGGTGAGACCGCGCGCGTGATACACGCGTTTGTTGGCGAAACAATTTTCACTCCGTCACAGCCAATGGCGATGGGATTGTATCGCGTCTGGGTGCGGGCAATTTCTGCTCAGAATGATCGATCCAGCTGGAGTACTCCGTTTACGTTTCGGATCAACGCTCCTGCGGAAATAACGCCGCTTCAAAGATTGCAAAAGACCGCTCGTCCGCTCATCGAATGGGAAGTTGTTCCGGGAGCATCGACCTATGAGATCTGGATCAACAATCTTTCTAACCACGCATCCGCGGTGGTTTACAAATCCGGGCTCACTTCAACCACATTCGAGCCTGAACAGGATTTGCCATTCGGGCAGTATCGGGTCTGGGTACGCGCTACGGATGAAGGACAACGGCCCGGGGCATGGTCCGACCCTGTGGATTTTGTGGCAGCCTACTGGCCGACGCTGACCGCGCCATCTGCAGTCGTGACGTTTAATCATCGACCTCAATTCGAGTGGACTGTTCTGGATGGAGCAGCCTCCAGTCAGATCTTCGTACGAAACACATTCACAAAGGAAGTGATCTTGAATCAGCCGGTCTCTGCCAACGGCGTATGGACGTCCACGGTGGATTTGCCTCGTGGCGAATACGACTGGTGGGTGCGAGGTGTCACGCTTGATGGCATTGCCGGATGGTGGAGCTACGCTGCACGATTCTCGGTCGCCGGATCGCCGGTGTTGACGATGCCAGCCGGGACGGTCCCGTCAACGCCACTCTTCAGCTGGAAACCCGTTGAGCTCGCCCAGCACTACACACTGGTCATTCATTCAATGGGAGGTGGCCATGATTCGATCACGCTGAACAATCTCTCGGGCACTCAGCATTCCACCACGACGCTGGCATCCGGAGTCTGGCGAGTCTGGGTTCGCGCGGTGAGTGGCACGGGAGAGCTCAGCTGGTGGAGCCGCCCGGTGGACTTCACCGTTGAATAGGATAGAGCATACTGGTGAGGCGCCGGGTCCAGGGATGTTTTGCATCGTCAGTGCGGAAGTGAGTTGCGCGGCATAGTTCAGGTGCTGGAGGATACTGGTTTTCGTAATTCCACCAGAATTCCGCCAAGTCGCAGCAGTTGATGAATCCGCGTAAACCAGAGCTCACGGTCCCAGACAAGTCCGGTAAGTTCGCATGCATTCTTCAGCTCTTCGCGGCTGAATGTTCTGCACTTCCATGTATGGCTTGTGAGGATTCCGGAGAAGGAGTCTTCTGTGGCCAGCAGCAAAATTACCCCGCCCGGCCGAAGTACACGAGCGAATTCTGCAAGCCCGGGTAACGGGTCCGGAATGTGTTCCAGGACGTAACCACAGGTGATGCAGTCAAAGGAATTGTCGCGGAAAGGCATCTGCATCATGTCTGCGGCCACGAAGGAGGGCCGTGGTGAGCCAAGTCGCTCTCGGGCGCGGCGCAGCATTTCTGCGGATAAGTCAAATCCCACGATTTCGGCATCAGGATGACTGGTGTCGAGCAGATGTCGAATGATTTGCCCGGCGCCGGAGCCAACGTCGAGGATTCTTCTGAACGGTCTGGCATCAAACCGACCGGAACGGAAGAGCGAGCCCATGAGCGGTTCATGCAGCGAAATAATGCTGCTGAACTTAAGGACAGCTCCTCGAGGGCCGTCATAGAGCCGCCGGACAGATGACTGGTACTGCGTGAGCGACTGACGCCGAAT
This genomic interval from Planctomycetaceae bacterium contains the following:
- a CDS encoding response regulator, which encodes MHRIRNQLNLISLASRHIADLVASHEIVRAMEVAEQVQLATAGLQSTLSQMHDLEAGHDLKRVLVVEDDSIQRRMIAEAFRESGYFVAEADNGNGAIEYLYSAAQPDVIITDLSMPSCSGWELSRVARTSPVCRGVLLVSLSGNAVPAATEGFDLTVAKPVDTKVMIAQIDQLLASRDGERDAA
- a CDS encoding class I SAM-dependent methyltransferase, which codes for MKNAVTKLRHRAKKHVRRLAEFRGIRRQSLTQYQSSVRRLYDGPRGAVLKFSSIISLHEPLMGSLFRSGRFDARPFRRILDVGSGAGQIIRHLLDTSHPDAEIVGFDLSAEMLRRARERLGSPRPSFVAADMMQMPFRDNSFDCITCGYVLEHIPDPLPGLAEFARVLRPGGVILLLATEDSFSGILTSHTWKCRTFSREELKNACELTGLVWDRELWFTRIHQLLRLGGILVELRKPVSSST
- a CDS encoding S8 family serine peptidase; protein product: MSLTVRTLSCLLSKLCAVSSGRTRRLRSKSAFVSEPLEVRVLLSASEWGARSVSGDGASVSSNTGTTILNGIDINQFIGVDAFREAGFTGTNAVVANIEGGHIWNGHESLTHVDGFVQDSANPGSQTGDFDRHATWVGMLLAGKSAGVAFNYQEGVVPDARLYSGAIATTWSGESFTTAFNFNSNTFLTPYEDLMSKGVGGDAVTADVINSSWNSNDPTASASGIYSRAIDALVNDTGKTVVFSAGNTGAGPNSVGGPAAGYNVITVGALGNDTDLPPWQSVAGLSSRGFNDLFIPDVSAPANIHDAAQGTILPEVRSVIDIVAPGIGITSALYTGATGGNIGGGDSTPGKADAYTGNLQGSSFAAPLVAGGAALMVDAAKTIFGSSSTAMDGRIIKSILQTSADKIPGWSNRPTLINGIHTTTQSLDEDSGAGRLNLARAKELLLDGTTDLPGDSSGPVQANGWDLGRVSEAAVSDYPIQNVLEAGTPLIATLNWFVDRIITDGGVTTESSLDNLDLELWLTDNGVAARKVAESRSLYNNVEHLSFAVPETGTYLLRVRWSGEIWDLNNDVNTETFGLSWTTTGLVDGGAPVAHATAEDVFLQGPQDQLISVQFLDDTGINTNTILSSAVYVKDASDAVHYLTLQSVDSNQTYDPFVTAVFVMSAPGGTWDSTDDGLYRVFLNDGVVEDELGNTIEGGQIGLFNTQIVQRIGPDSFGYVASPVTFNFEDISETGVPILQGLDDATHLLTDHALGDFSFSFYGATWHELFVSTNGLLTFSSPVASAANTDLSTFSGQSAIAVLWDDLSSYGPNAAVYWQLLGPPGARRLILQWDQVEYLHAGGNITFQVVLDSSDNSIQMNYLDLDGGDAGHNEGLSATAGLRSGDPLSTTLLSSFNGSSSVFVASHRSVRFYDPRPVAPSITTPGTYDLRTFTPEFRWSESQGTEQYEIWVNRLTGETARVIHAFVGETIFTPSQPMAMGLYRVWVRAISAQNDRSSWSTPFTFRINAPAEITPLQRLQKTARPLIEWEVVPGASTYEIWINNLSNHASAVVYKSGLTSTTFEPEQDLPFGQYRVWVRATDEGQRPGAWSDPVDFVAAYWPTLTAPSAVVTFNHRPQFEWTVLDGAASSQIFVRNTFTKEVILNQPVSANGVWTSTVDLPRGEYDWWVRGVTLDGIAGWWSYAARFSVAGSPVLTMPAGTVPSTPLFSWKPVELAQHYTLVIHSMGGGHDSITLNNLSGTQHSTTTLASGVWRVWVRAVSGTGELSWWSRPVDFTVE